In the genome of Segatella copri, one region contains:
- a CDS encoding MATE family efflux transporter, translating into MKTHTTSITSHNKHHYRELLSIGIPIIIGQLGTIILGFADTLMIGHHSTPELAAAGLVNNIFGLVFVSYMGFTYGLTPIIGRLYGEERTDCIGQKVRNSFFANMITGILFTLVLILLYFNLGRIGQPEELLTLIRPYFLVNLASVLFMGIFFTMKQFLDGIGQTKVAMWAMIGGNVVNILGNWVLIYGVAGFPELGLLGAGISTLVSRILMATAMVGMVMVCRKFADYRHNIIHSEINKVDFKEMNRLGWPVALQLGMESAAFTLSCVMVGWLGTIPLAAHQVMITISQLFYLVLSGMAAAMAIRVSHFMGQKDYAAVRRNAYDGFRLNLLFSLCMGLPVLLLRHQIGGWFNDNAEVQAYVAVLIILMMVYQFGDGLQYTFANALRGIACVKPMVLYAFIAYFVISLPLGYTLGFPCGMGLLGIWIAFPFGLTIAGEMYRRRFEKELKKIEKE; encoded by the coding sequence ATGAAGACTCATACTACATCAATTACAAGTCACAATAAACATCACTACAGGGAACTGCTTTCCATCGGTATTCCTATCATCATCGGACAGCTGGGTACCATCATCCTGGGATTCGCCGACACGCTGATGATTGGCCATCACAGTACGCCCGAACTGGCGGCAGCCGGACTGGTGAACAATATCTTCGGTCTCGTATTCGTATCCTACATGGGATTCACCTACGGACTCACCCCTATCATCGGCAGGCTTTACGGAGAGGAACGCACAGACTGCATCGGACAGAAGGTGCGCAATTCCTTTTTTGCCAACATGATTACGGGCATTCTCTTCACCCTGGTCCTCATCCTGCTCTATTTCAACCTGGGGCGCATTGGACAACCGGAGGAACTGCTCACACTCATCCGCCCCTACTTCCTGGTAAACCTGGCATCGGTGCTCTTTATGGGCATCTTCTTCACGATGAAGCAATTCCTGGATGGTATCGGACAGACCAAGGTGGCGATGTGGGCGATGATTGGCGGAAACGTGGTCAACATCCTGGGCAACTGGGTATTGATTTACGGTGTTGCGGGATTCCCGGAGCTGGGTTTGCTCGGAGCGGGCATCTCTACCCTGGTAAGCCGCATCCTCATGGCTACGGCGATGGTGGGCATGGTGATGGTGTGCAGGAAATTTGCCGATTACAGGCACAATATTATTCATAGTGAAATCAACAAGGTGGATTTCAAGGAGATGAACCGGTTGGGATGGCCTGTGGCATTGCAATTGGGTATGGAATCGGCTGCCTTTACGCTGAGTTGCGTGATGGTGGGCTGGCTGGGCACTATTCCGCTGGCGGCTCACCAGGTGATGATTACCATTTCGCAGTTGTTCTATCTGGTACTTTCGGGTATGGCGGCAGCGATGGCTATCCGCGTGAGCCACTTTATGGGACAGAAGGACTATGCTGCAGTGCGCCGCAATGCCTACGACGGATTCCGATTGAACCTGCTGTTCTCGCTGTGTATGGGTTTGCCGGTGCTTCTGCTCCGCCACCAGATAGGCGGTTGGTTTAACGACAATGCTGAGGTTCAGGCTTATGTGGCGGTATTGATTATCCTGATGATGGTATATCAGTTTGGCGACGGCCTGCAATATACCTTTGCCAATGCGCTGCGAGGCATCGCCTGCGTAAAGCCGATGGTGCTCTATGCCTTCATCGCCTATTTCGTCATTTCATTGCCTTTGGGCTATACCCTCGGTTTTCCATGCGGCATGGGCTTGCTGGGCATCTGGATAGCCTTCCCGTTTGGTTTGACCATAGCGGGCGAAATGTATCGCAGAAGATTTGAGAAGGAATTGAAAAAGATAGAAAAGGAATAA